In Cydia amplana chromosome 5, ilCydAmpl1.1, whole genome shotgun sequence, the genomic window ATTGGATATGTACTTTTGTACTTATATTGTGAACATCAGTGAAGTTGCAGTTCAGTAGTACTGTCAGCAGCTAAAGTTTCTGAGCGGGCAAGGATTTCACAATGATTTatacacaattttattgttaggagaataagagcgtttgcagatgaaattaaaaaaaaaactttacccGGTTAGATATCAGATATGAGAAGTCATGCTGActgtaggtagttaagtaggtatgtacctactttgtgTTTGGTATAAAGTTGATATAAATGTGTAATATGAATAattaatagtacctatttagcTTATGTAATTATCATTTAAGTACTCATTAAATGGTGCTATGTGTtatatataaattgttattgcaatgtttgtaatttaaatatattttaattgatcATTAGTGATACATAACAACGGTGATAGACTTTAATGATGTTATTACAgatgttaattattttaatctGGCACGAGTCTGTGCGCAATGAGatagtcaatattttttgatagaatgtacattcgaattaaaaaatattttcacagtcgaaataaaacaaacattttaatttatattttttattatttaaaaactctCTTTCCTtcgtgtttttttataatttggttATCGTGGACACACGTTTTGACAAAAATTAATTGATTTAGTTTAGATCATACGTAtttcacaagtacctacaatacaCACTTACAGATTTAGTACaagataacactgatttaaactttcacgatttgtacacattattaaattatacaacgggacttaatcgcgtatctaagttttaagatttacctccgacgtttcgaggacggcgttgtccccgtggtctcggagaagactggcttaagttgacatcagcatcttaaAACCTCAACATcttaatcttaaaacttagatacgcgatttattttgtataatttaataatttagtaCAAGATGTTTAATTAGATGTTTTTACTAtcacaaacaaaataaaaaaatattttggtgtTCCTTTGCCTTTAGCTTCCTGAACCGCTGGTTTGTGATTTAATTTAACGTGTTCATTACATATCTTTGGACGATTTTTAACTTGTGTCgcttatgaaaatgaaaacagtCCTAATCTAGTCTATGGTCTCAGGTGGCTTCTACCGATGACGTCAGCCGGCAGTTTGCAGTCCTTCCAGGGTACGGAACGGATTGTGAATGGACCTTCTCCCGTTAAGGTTACTGAAAATATCAGGCACGTTAATTTGTTATTGATTAGAGATAAATACTATTTTAGGAATTGACATGTTCCTTGCATATTTAAAAGGCAAGatctacattgttttttataggtacctattcataaGGAATTGCCTGACAGCGCTCTAGCTTCGCGCCTCGAAGGTTTTTACCAGTAGTGACATCGCTACTTCTCATCAATATTTTGTTAACGTTGCGTTGTATATACGAACTTCAGAAGCCGCAGTCAAGATGGCAATTGTTTATCGTCGATAAACGAACAGACAAAAACTAGTCCTGGGAATGTATGGGACCATGGGTTAAGAGGTTAAGATTATCTGTGCCTCAAATTGCTTAAGCTATAACTTAACGAACGGTATACCTACATGAGAAAGCAGCTATGTCCATCGAGTTTCCTAGTTTACGTTATTTAATACTTACAAGTCATTTTAGCAGCTAACGTAATGTTGTTCTTTCCATCATCGTACGTCAGTGGCCAGTTGTCATCGACAGAAGCAACGAACAACGTCGTCTGCGACTCTTGAATGTCTAGAGTTAGGTTGGCGCCGAGGTACTTAAGACCTAGAAGACAGACATATCTAGTTATAGCTTGATAAAGGAAACCAATCTCCATATATCAAAAAGAATCCGTCAAAAAACCTTATATAGGTGTCGCCACAATAGCTAgaatatttgataaaaaaattcaaatcattgACAACTCACTTCACTCCGTTAATAAAGGCTTAGCTTAGCTACTCTAGCGCAACTCTGGAGAGATTTGGAACTGTTATTTACTCTTATAGCTAACAGCTGGACACTTTTGCAACTGCTCGCCCATAAAAGAATTTTCTGATTTCTCCTTACCTCTACCGTCCAGTCCGTCCATACCCTCTGCCGCAAAATGTACAAAAAGCAAAATGTACACAACGCGCAAAATGTAACAACAGGTAAAATGCTAAATACGCAAAATGTGCACAAGATAAAACGTACAATAAGCGTAACGTACAAAAGCACATTGTACAATAGCATAATGTACAAATCTGAAAATGCGCACTACTAGCAAAACGTACAATACGCAAAACGTGCAATATGCAGATAGAGTTGTAAgcaaaatgtacattttttttgtattttatgtgtCCCACACCACTGCTGGGTTTACTCCTTTACCCCTTAACCTCCTCCTTAACAGCTCGATATCGACTCCAAGAATCCCAGTACCTACTTCCGTGGTTAGGGATGTGCCCTAAAAGTTCGTGTCCGCAAACTTGTGTTTCGGTAGGGTTGAATCGGACTAGATTGTCCTGATCCCACATCGAGATTTTGGTGAGTTCATTTTCGATGACTGACACAAGTTTTTCGCGACTCCATCATCATTTTCTATCTTTTCAGACTTTTTGACCCCATTTTCCCCTATTAGGGGTTGCATTCTCAAAAATACGGAAACACGTGTTTACTAATTTGTCGTTACAAATACTTCTAcgaagtttttaataaaatggtcTAACAAATcatgattccccatacaaactttggacccccattttaCCCCCTTTTGAGggtaaattttgaaaaatcctttcttagtgcacccctagaccttataacgAATCTACGTGCCAAGTTTTAAAACTTTGggcccagcggtttgggctgtgcgttgatatgtcagtcagtcagtttcttcttttatatacaggatgtttttccAACACGATTACTGAGGCCATACTGACCGAAATCTCGAAAAAATTTTAGCCTTCCCCATAAAGGTAAAGGAGTAAACCCAGCAGTGGTTTGGGacacataaaatacaaaaaaaatgtacattttgcTTACAACTCTATCTGCATATTGCACGTTTTGCGTATTGTACGTTTTGCTAGTAGTGCGCATTTTCAGGTTTGTACATTATGCGATTGTACAATGTGCTTTTGTACGTTCCGCTTATTGTACGTTTTATCTTGTGCACATTTTGCGTATTTAGCATTTTACCTGTTGTTACATTTTGCGCGTTGTGTACATTTTGCTTTTTGTACATTTTGCGGCAGAGGGCGTCCATAGTCTAATAGGTAAGTAGATGTTCTCATACTTCTCATAATTATAAGTGAATGGGTATAAATCTTATCTAGAGATTCTAGAGGCACTCCCACGTTATTATGTTAAATATTACCTCTTATCCTCAATCGTGTGGAGTCAGGTGGCAATTGAGGCTTGTCGATTACCAGCTTATCGAGATGTATGCTCACGCCCCCGTACCCAAACGCGAGCGCCTGCAGAAACCCACTCATGCCGGTGAAGAAATTGGTTGCGCCAATATTGGGACGCCGGTTCTCGCTCCACACCTGAAAGATACGAAAAGAGATTAGCTCATATCATCGGCGAACAAGGGCATTCCTGATTTTTTTGTCTTTTACCCATTTTTGTTCTCTCTTCGAAGAATTTTCCGCCGCATCGAATTTCGATAGGACTCTGTTAATAGGTACTTGAAGTTGGAACTGAATCATTTTTAAGAAGTCTGTTATAAGCGGCTTTGTTTTAGGAGATTTTTCCTGTTACCGTCAGTCACGGCTCACTCAGACCTCGTGAAGtttcgttgtaaaatgtatcccAGTTTCAACTCAAGTTCAGTTAAATAATTTCTCATTTAATACGGCTCTCTCACATACCTCTTAATCTTCACAACTTGTTGACTTTCATCAGCTTCGTGCTTCGTAATGTATCTTGAACCCCCTAATAGTGGCTTAATACAACAATACATACCACAATCACCGTAATCTTCATAGCTGTTGTTGAACATGGTCGCAGCCTTCCGTACGTCGCTGCTCCAACTGACTTCATTTAATCTAACGCTTCGCTTACCTTAAAGGGCTCTCGTACGTAATCTTCATAGCTCTTGTTGAACATGGTCGCAGCCTTCCCTACGTCCCCTTGTCGCAGAAGCCCTATGGCGTGCATGCTCCACGTCATTGCCGGTCCGCTCTCTCGCGTCACCGATTCGTAGTATGAGAGGTCGTTTGCTCGGGTTGTCCTGAAAGATAATTTAATGACATTTAAACTGGGTACTATGACGTGAAATGGAAATGTGATGTCTTTGGTGGGTAAGTAAACTTCTGGTAGAGTATCTCTTGTGAGTGTGAGGTAAATAGgagtattattattaaaaaataaatacctgttcATTGGATATTGTAGCGGGAATCCCAGCAGCACAGCGTCTGCCTGTTTAATACTTTCTCCTCTTCTATAGCCCTCGTATTGCGGATGGTAGTCATGCTCTGGATCGTAGGGCAGAGCCAGGCTCCAAGCGATGTCTGCCCACTGTTCTGCATGGTCTGTGATGAAGTAAGACTTGCAGAGACAAGACACATATCTGGAAAGTGTTAAAAAGTGAAGTTACAAGTCTTATCGACTTTACAAAAATCAGGTAAGTAGTACCTACTAGTATCACATTCTGAGCTTTAAGCAAGAACTGCATTGGTAATAGGCAAAAGGCAATAGAAATCGAAATAATATGGCGCCAAGAAAACGAGaactaaaactattaaaacgaattatatcgcgtatattgaatttatatacTACATCTAGAGTATATTGAAATTTTGTCAATAACCATatcataaataggtacttactgagcTAAATAAAGTGAGTAACCAGCAATGACATTAGTGAAAACCGAGTTTCTAACGTCGGCGTGGTCTTCATCTGGCCCCATCACATCTGTAAAACAATTTCAAGAATTAGGTCACCAATGACAAACCTAGGAGGAACTTTTATTAAGACTGTGGTCTTACTTGAAATATCAAAGAGCCCTGTAGTAAAGTTGATCACAGCCCGGGATGCCCAAAAGTCGGCGATGCGAGTCACGATGTCGCAGCCGCCatgctgaaaaataaaaatctgcATAAGTAATTTCTTCTGAGCACCTTGTCAGTGAAAACTCGCGGCAAATTTGCCTTTGCATAATTTCTTTGGATCTCGAAAAACCAAACCACAGGTAGATTACCTAGCATGCATAGGTCATTATTGGACGTGTTATGTaaaatggtaagcgattactgcTCACAAGTCTCCTGCAATAACCTGCCTGGCTGCCATTGAAGGAAACTCGGTCAAGTCACATAGGCCATAAACAAGACACACCTTCAACCAATGCTCGTCCCTTGTGACGGCGAGATACTGGCGCGCTGCAAAAGCTATGCACCCCGACACATGTTGCTCAAACTCTGCCACTGCGGGGCAGCATGGCTGCGTCACTTCGCTGCCAGTGTACGCACTCTCCCACGGGTATCTGGGAAAAACATCAGTTTTGGGCTACCTATTTAACCGTCACGTCATCagtttttaggtttttttttttttttttttaatattgtatcACTTGTGTGagtcaatcggtcctcgctagaAATACGGGCGGCCGGTTGCTCTTTGTCGGATAGAGGATATAATTATGTGATGTGTCTAGTAGTAGGTGCATATTGCTGATTTGTTGGGGCAGGTCCCCGCAGCGAGTACGGGTGACCTTGCCTTAAGTTTCCAGGTCTTCTCCGGGATTGGTGGTTTCATGTTGTAAGTCAAGTAAGcgattttattaagtacttgaACATGCATAATTCTGGCCAGGCCTGTTATAGGTATCATGTTGTTATTATGATAGACCCAAATGgtagaaaaaaagaaaagtgGGCATAATTGCAAATGCATTCGATTGCACCATAACACAATCCGTTACATTTTCCTTTAGAAGCTTTTTTGACGATAAGTATTGCACACAGCAGGGTACGAGCCAAAGATTGAGGCTTTTCTcaaactagtacttaagtagGGAAAATTCTTTGGTCTGAAGCAATTCTGCAGCCATTTATTAGAAGAAGTTagctataaaggggcccactgattaccagtccgccggacgatatcggcctgtcagttgttcggaactgtcaccttttgcgttttaCTGACAggacgatatcgtccggcggactggtaatcactactaatcagtgggtcccttaaaGACATTGGGTACCTGTAACCCTTATGGCCAGTTTCATGTGCGAGGCGCTCAGCCACGGGAGCCGTGTCTAGTCGGTACTGCAGCAGCAGGTTTGCATATCGAGGGTACAGGAGGAGGATGGTTGGGAATATCCACGTTTCCGTGTCCCAGAAGTTGTGGCCTGTAATTTAACAATATATAGGTACCATGAACTGTATCGTttgaaataattatacttaattaattttatgaaaGGTTCTAGTTTTCCGCTGACAATGATTATTATTCTGCCCAATTTCTACACCGAGAGCAGGACGGGAGGATTTTTGACATCTTATCCTGTAATTATCATGACGATAATTGTGTGCATTCTTATCACCTCTACGAACTATACGAGTGAGTACCTACTCTATCTCGTGTTATTGCCGAAGAATTTCAAATATTTAACTTATaactaactagcgacccaccccggcttcgcacgggttaacaaattatacttaaaccttcctcttgaatcactctatctattaaaaaatactgcatcaaaatctgttgcttatttttaaagatctaaggatacatagggacagacagcgggaagccacTTTGTTTTATACGATGTAGTGATTAAATTTTCTCGGGTTTACGGGTACGGGTTCTGCTTTATACCTTCATAGTCTTCAAATGTGCCGCCTCGGGAAAGGCCAGTAGGGCTTAGCCCGAAGAACCGATCTTGCGGGTGGCTGCTGGACTCTGAGGGCAGAGCACTCAGGAAATAGTACCAGATGCCGCTAACTATCTTCGACTGAAAATAATGAAAACTGAACAAGTACgtttatataggtatttgaaaaatataaaggCTAACCTATACACACACTCTGGTCCAACTCAGCTCATACTAGAAATAGacccataattattaataaataatatttaaaatccccCAGCGtcgaataaataaaatcattccGGGAGCCCAtaactttgggcccgattcggattttgaactagatatctattagacatcatctAGATatctcagtgtcaaacaagtgtcaaaagtgacgtttttgtttgaagaaaagtcacttttgacactgatatatcttggtgatgtctaatagatatctaatatttgacgtatcttaaagttcgaatatggctgtttgtTGTACCTATCTTACCAATTGTAAGTTGCCCTCGACGTCCATGCCCGCTTGTGCGTGCAGCGCGTGCCATGCATCAACATGTCTCTGGTACAGCGCCTTCGTGTCTTCCTGCAATACTATGCAGACTTTACTACATATTTGAGCTCTATATAATTAACCGTTTATGCCGAAATTGGGCTAACGTAGGCTAATCTAAGGGACAAGCGATATTGCTGTCTTATTCCTACGTTGGCCCAATGTGTTTTCGGCATTAAATGTCATCTAAGTAAAAGATCACTCGAGTCGTTATAGCCATAAGAATTGTCTAGTTAGTGCAATTTATTACTATAAGTTAAGTATAGGTACACATGTTTTTATGAAACACGTTTCGCATAACTACATAAAACTTTTTCATTTATGGAATTCATCTTTTTGTATATGAGTGTTTTATCGTAGGTACAATCCAGCCATTGAGCATGTCTGACCTGAACGCTCAAAAACAGATAAAACCAACAGGAAACCATTACACCAACCTTTAATCAGCTCTTCTCTAGCCACAGTCCTATTCTTATCCACAGTCATCGCAAACGTAAACACCTTGGACCCGTGCTGAGGAACTACCAAATGATCCGGCACTGACGTCCaatacacgcacacattcacaggcagAGGCTGATACTCCAGGTCCTCTGATTCCCTAGTCTTCCCGCAGCTGGACTTGATTGTTCGTCCGTGGAATAACTCGGGAACGGGGGGTTCGAAATTGATGTCATCACTCGTTTCGGAGCCTGGCATTAGTTTCACGGCAATCCATATGTCGCGATGAGTCAGGTTTGGATCTGAAATAAGCGCCTGGTGAAATAATATAGCTTGCGTGTTCTTGGTATCATGATTACTCTATACTAAAGAGGCATTTCGTTTGTTGGTGTATAATGATGATTGATTTTTTAGAGCACCTCAATTTCATGGCGTCAAGAGCACTGTATAAGTTGAACTTATGGCATATACTTACTGCCAATATAACCTTCATGCTGAAAAATTATGCAAACTATACGTAGATATGCTACAGCCCAAACAATGTAGCTGGACCTTTAAAGTGTATTATTTAAACTTGATGAAAATTGTTGTTACTCACCGGCATACGTCTTAGATGTAACTTCAATCTGATTAACAATGGCTCTAGTATAGAACCTATGCGCAAACATCCTCTGCGTTACCACGGACCGTTCCCTGTCGACTCTCACAATAAACACACCGTCTCTAGTGTTCAAACTATACACGGGGGCGAATGGTCGGTGGGTCAACGTCGAATTGAGTCGCACGTTCGCCCAAGCGGGGATCCGGGCTCTGTGGCTCTCGCCTTTGTGGCCGTTGTAGAGGCCGTTGAGGTAGACGGTGTCGGAGAATATGTTGGTGGCTATGTGCCCGTTGCCTATGGAGGGCATGAAACGGTCTTCGGATGGGAGGCTGTGGATAAATGAACGTTTTAAAGGTTTGAAAATAGTTATCTAGAAAGATCTGTCTGATCTACTTATCTGAAGATACCTACAAATTTTTAGAATTAACTATCTCAAAAATTCGCATAATAAATGCGTAAAATTCGTCGCAAAGATACTTGTCAGTGATATCCATCATATCCAtgcactgtacctacctactcacaaAACTTCTAAAACGAAGAGTcacttttacaagctttttattacaagcttttacttaacttgtaataatatatatatgaataaatattgtatgtatgtttgtacgggtcaaatattgcaaattaaatttgacccacttcccggtttccgatgaagctgaacatttgcatacgtgtgtaagttgggtgacaatgcaatattatggtaccatggaggcCACCTTCTGTctggtggccataggaactctgtgacaaaacaacgcaaccttattgtgtttgAGGTTTTTAGacttgtctcgatgagtattaattgtctgtgggaaaaaaagtacagtcagcgataaaagcttgtaccaaaaatcaattttttgccaaaaacttattctagGGTGCAAGATACTTTAGCGTTGTTCTTAGTTGCTGCTCTTGGCGCTGACTGTACCTTCGCTGTTATTGTAAACGGTAATTCTACCCATTATAAATATTCTCAGAAGACATATAACATATAACTATAAATTACATGTAATTACGTGCAAATGTGCATAGCTTAGCTACTGTGCGAATAAAATACAGTTATTAGACCTAAGATCTGCGAAAGCTGCAATTTAGTAGAAAGCCGGAACGGTATTGGTGTTTgctactattttatttaatggcgtcacaaataaaaataaatatatttaaaactgcAATACTTAATAAATGTGTGTAAAATTAAACAGAACAACCCGATAGAAAAGCTCATTTCCctaaataactttttgtattaatgttattttattatattcataTTCCTACACCTTTAGGTTAAACCTACTGAACGCGCATCAGAGGTGCATACAGGCGCAAGGAAGAGATCCACTCCTGCTCTACCGACTTTCTGTAAGTAGAGTATGTGTACTAGTAGGTAAAAACGCTTGTAGAATCTTACCTAACAGACGGTCTTCGCCACATTGACTTTAGGCACTTTAGCCTGTAGATTAGATTAGCCTCCTAGAACGTTTGAATGGTGAATTGGTGACTCGTAATAGCCTCACCTGTATTTGATGTCTGATTGACTAATCTAGGTTATAGCGGAAGTCTAATTTAAGCCTAAGATGGGATTTTACCATGTCATAAAAGTTTTCTGATGGAGATAAATGTGTCTATTACGTACTATAAACTGAGTAGAACGATAGTAGATGATAACTGAGTAGAACGATAGTAGATGATATAGTCTGCAGAGAAAATTACCCATCAAGTCTTACTATAATTCGatctgtacctatatatatagccTATAAGTTACGCTTATTATAGATTGGGTCCCAAGTAAGTACTTTTAACCATAACATGTGTAAATAATCTTTGCCTTGTCTTCTagattataaataaacaaaatatagttTCACGTCATGCATGATTTAATAACACACTGAACttgagaaaatatttttttttactgaaaacgaTTTGACATCTTAAATTACCATCATTTAAAATTTCAGTGCTACGCCTTAATCAAATCATACGTTATTCTTTAATAACATTaacaacataatttacataattatagagGAGTGGCATCCATATTACGATTTCCACCGGCTTGTCTATTTTCAGTCAGCCATTGCTGATTCAAACAGTTTAGTATTGGCAACTAAAactaatgtacagtcagctgtagAGAGGTACCCAAATTTCTACgcaggggggggggaggggtaatGTCACCCCtctttgcagctgactgtacattgaaggaatactaaaatataaattaaataagaatatttttttcacctcagcagctcgaacaagggtactttgctacttaaaaacagtgagcaaaatcgcatttgctcatgcgattttgctcactgtttttaagtagcaaagtacccttgttcgagctgctaaggtgaaaacttaattgttggtatatcttaagaaaacatgagtgaataggtaagtgatgaagaaggaacacatttttcgggttctctaatatgttctcactgctgaggtgaagagttttgtgaactacacgagatcaaagttatttacatctcgtgcgcttttgagtcccttactacgctcaagattctaaattagattcactcgctacgctcgtgactctaatatagaatctttcgcttgcacgggactcaaaataagcactcgaataaattatcaaactttgatctcttgttgtacaaataactattgacgcgccgccacttaTTCTACATGACAATTTTAAACGAACTCGATGCAAACTCTAAATAGGTATAAATGATGCGATAAATAAATTCCAGCACGTGACTCACTTTGTCCATCAtc contains:
- the LOC134647779 gene encoding protein-glucosylgalactosylhydroxylysine glucosidase; protein product: MWSFLARNKQVAAMLGVLALAAVVVVVLTTKGAGSSMAENGPEEAEDVSDDPYIFSTHSLPSEDRFMPSIGNGHIATNIFSDTVYLNGLYNGHKGESHRARIPAWANVRLNSTLTHRPFAPVYSLNTRDGVFIVRVDRERSVVTQRMFAHRFYTRAIVNQIEVTSKTYADPNLTHRDIWIAVKLMPGSETSDDINFEPPVPELFHGRTIKSSCGKTRESEDLEYQPLPVNVCVYWTSVPDHLVVPQHGSKVFTFAMTVDKNRTVAREELIKVLQEDTKALYQRHVDAWHALHAQAGMDVEGNLQLSKIVSGIWYYFLSALPSESSSHPQDRFFGLSPTGLSRGGTFEDYEGHNFWDTETWIFPTILLLYPRYANLLLQYRLDTAPVAERLAHETGHKGYRYPWESAYTGSEVTQPCCPAVAEFEQHVSGCIAFAARQYLAVTRDEHWLKHGGCDIVTRIADFWASRAVINFTTGLFDISNVMGPDEDHADVRNSVFTNVIAGYSLYLAQYVSCLCKSYFITDHAEQWADIAWSLALPYDPEHDYHPQYEGYRRGESIKQADAVLLGFPLQYPMNRTTRANDLSYYESVTRESGPAMTWSMHAIGLLRQGDVGKAATMFNKSYEDYVREPFKVWSENRRPNIGATNFFTGMSGFLQALAFGYGGVSIHLDKLVIDKPQLPPDSTRLRIRGLKYLGANLTLDIQESQTTLFVASVDDNWPLTYDDGKNNITLAAKMTLTLTGEGPFTIRSVPWKDCKLPADVIGRSHLRP